The Seriola aureovittata isolate HTS-2021-v1 ecotype China chromosome 2, ASM2101889v1, whole genome shotgun sequence genome has a segment encoding these proteins:
- the prkcdb gene encoding protein kinase C, delta b — translation MAPFLRINLNAYDVGALPPLSDPPICAIKMKESVNTERGMTLVQRKPTMYPSWKSTFDAHIYEGRVLEVVLMQSIEEPLAKATVGVSVLAERCKKSKNSGHTEFWVDLHPSGRVQMAVQFLLEDSDAAVCKPSMKVSPEDGVTTLNRRRGAFKQPKVHFIKNHEFTATFFGQPTFCSVCREFLWGLNKQGYKCRQCNAAIHKKCIEKIIGRCTGTAANSRDTVFQKERFKIDMPHRFKYYNYKSPTFCDHCGSLLWGLYKQGLKCEDCGMNVHSYCQTKVANLCGINQKLLAEALSQVTQKSMKKSDNSNAENIGIYQDIQSATVDPSAGGNGKAGDGLSPAPSATIVPRVHLTTNHLVFHKVLGKGSFGKVLLAELKGQGQYFAVKVLKKDVVLMDDDVECTMVEKRVLALAWDSPFLTQLYSTFQSKEHLFFVMEYLNGGDLMFHIQDKGRFDLNRATFYAAEIIVGLQFLHARGIIYRDLKLDNVMLDKDGHIKIADFGMCKENVVGEARATTFCGTPDYIAPEILLGQKYTFSVDWWSFGVLVYEMLIGQSPFQGDDEDELFESIRSDTPHYPRWITKEAKNLLELLFERDPSRRLGVVGDIRAHAFFKIINWPALEKREVDPPFKPKVKSPSDCSNFDREFLSEKPRLSQADKNLIDSMDQAAFAGFSFVNPRLEKMISK, via the exons ATGGCACCCTTCCTGCGTATCAACCTCAATGCTTATGACGTGGGcgctctccctcctctttctgaCCCTCCCATCTGTGCCATCAAAATGAAGGAGTCTGTCAACACAG AGCGAGGAATGACCTTGGTCCAGAGGAAGCCCACCATGTATCCATCTTGGAAGTCCACTTTTGATGCCCATATCTATGAGGGGCGTGTCCTAGAAGTGGTCCTCATGCAGAGCATTGAGGAGCCTTTGGCCAAGGCCACGGTGGGCGTGTCTGTACTCGCAGAACGCTGTAAGAAATCCAAAAACAGTGGCCATACTGAGTTCTGGGTGGACCTTCATCCTTCGGGGAGGGTCCAGATGGCCGTACAGTTCCTCTTGGAGGACAGTGATGCAG CGGTATGTAAGCCATCAATGAAGGTTTCTCCTGAGGATGGAGTCACAACCCtcaacaggaggagaggagctttCAAGCAGCCCAAGGTTCACTTCATCAAGAACCATGAGTTCACTGCCACTTTCTTCGGCCAGCCCAccttctgctctgtctgcagagAGTTCCTCTG GGGGCTCAACAAGCAAGGTTACAAGTGCAGAC AATGCAATGCCGCAATCCACAAGAAATGTATCGAAAAAATCATTGGCAGGTGCACTGGAACAGCAGCCAACAGTCGTGACACTGTG ttcCAGAAAGAGCGCTTCAAGATTGATATGCCACATCGCTTCAAGTACTACAACTACAAGAGCCCCACTTTCTGCGACCACTGTGGCAGTCTGCTGTGGGGTCTCTACAAACAGGGCCTTAAATGTGAAG ACTGTGGCATGAACGTACATAGTTACTGTCAGACGAAAGTGGCCAATCTGTGTGGAATTAACCAGAAACTACTGGCAGAGGCTCTGTCTCAAGTCACACAG AAATCTATGAAGAAGTCTGATAACTCCAATGCAGAAAATATTGGGATCTATCAAGACATCCAAAGTGCAACAGTAGACCCTAGTG CAGGTGGCAATGGCAAGGCAGGTGATGGCCTGAGCCCAGCCCCATCAGCAACTATAGTCCCGCGGGTACACCTCACCACCAACCACCTGGTGTTCCACAAGGTGCTAGGTAAAGGCAGCTTTGGCAAG GTGTTGCTGGCAGAGCTGAAGGGACAGGGTCAGTACTTCGCTGTGAAGGTTCTGAAGAAGGATGTAGTTCTCATGGATGACGATGTGGAGTGTACCATGGTGGAGAAGAGAGTCCTGGCCCTCGCTTGGGACAGCCCCTTCCTCACACAACTCTACTCCACATTCCAGTCTAAA GAGCACCTCTTCTTTGTAATGGAGTACCTGAATGGAGGCGACTTGATGTTCCACATTCAAGACAAAGGCCGCTTCGACCTCAACAGAGCCAC ATTCTATGCTGCTGAGATAATAGTGGGACTGCAGTTCCTCCATGCAAGAGGTATTATCTACAG AGATCTGAAGCTGGACAATGTGATGCTGGACAAGGATGGACACATAAAGATAGCGGACTTTGGCATGTGCAAAGAGAATGTGGTCGGAGAGGCCAGAGCCACAACATTTTGTGGAACACCAGACTATATTGCACCAGAG ATCCTGTTGGGACAGAAGTACACCTTCTCAGTGGACTGGTGGTCTTTTGGTGTGCTAGTGTATGAGATGCTGATTGGTCAGTCACCCTTCCAAGGTGATGATGAGGACGAGTTGTTTGAATCCATCAGGTCGGACACCCCTCACTACCCTCGGTGGATCACCAAGGAAGCCAAGAACCTGCTTGAACTG TTGTTTGAGCGAGATCCTAGTCGCAGATTGGGTGTGGTGGGAGACATCCGTGCACATGCATTCTTCAAAATCATCAACTGGCCAGCACTGGAGAAGAGAGAAGTGGATCCCCCTTTCAAGCCCAAAGTG AAATCCCCCAGTGACTGCAGCAACTTTGACCGAGAGTTCCTGAGTGAAAAGCCTCGCCTCTCCCAGGCAGACAAGAACCTCATCGACTCCATGGACCAGGCAGCATTTGCTGGCTTTTCCTTCGTCAACCCTAGACTAGAAAAAATGATAAgcaagtga